One window of the Amycolatopsis mediterranei genome contains the following:
- a CDS encoding carbohydrate ABC transporter permease, with amino-acid sequence MRSGKFGLSMGYLAAIVVVGVTVVPLLFVALGGFRTNAQINTDPAGLPGPWVFDNYASVLGSSAFWTFLGNSALIAVIATALAVGLGSMAGYALSRYQFKGREAFYTLFTLGLLFPVGVATLPLYLWLRQLGLLESFWGVAIPEAAFSLPVTIVILRPFMHAIPGEIEDAAVLDGTTRLGFFWRILLPLSTPALTTVAVLAFVTSWNTYLLPLLVFNDSAHFTLPLGVAMFQSAFSQDTARVLAFTALSAIPALVFFVLAERRIVGGLTGSVKG; translated from the coding sequence ATGCGCTCCGGCAAGTTCGGCCTGTCGATGGGCTACCTCGCGGCGATCGTGGTGGTCGGCGTGACCGTCGTGCCGCTGCTGTTCGTGGCGCTGGGCGGGTTCCGCACCAACGCGCAGATCAACACCGACCCGGCCGGGCTGCCGGGGCCGTGGGTGTTCGACAACTACGCCTCGGTGCTCGGTTCGAGCGCGTTCTGGACGTTCCTCGGCAACAGCGCCCTGATCGCCGTGATCGCCACCGCACTGGCCGTCGGGCTCGGCTCGATGGCCGGGTACGCGCTCTCGCGCTACCAGTTCAAGGGCCGGGAGGCGTTCTACACGCTGTTCACGCTCGGCCTGCTGTTCCCGGTCGGCGTCGCGACGCTGCCGCTGTACCTGTGGCTGCGGCAGCTGGGCCTGCTCGAGAGCTTCTGGGGCGTGGCGATCCCGGAGGCGGCGTTCTCGCTGCCGGTGACGATCGTGATCCTGCGTCCGTTCATGCACGCGATCCCCGGCGAGATCGAGGACGCGGCCGTGCTCGACGGCACCACCAGGCTCGGCTTCTTCTGGCGGATCCTGCTGCCGCTCTCGACGCCGGCGTTGACCACGGTCGCCGTGCTCGCCTTCGTCACCAGCTGGAACACCTACCTGCTGCCGCTGCTGGTGTTCAACGACTCCGCGCACTTCACGCTCCCGCTCGGCGTCGCGATGTTCCAGTCCGCCTTCTCCCAGGACACCGCCCGGGTGCTGGCGTTCACCGCGTTGTCGGCGATCCCCGCGCTCGTGTTCTTCGTGCTCGCCGAACGGCGCATCGTCGGCGGGTTGACCGGATCCGTCAAGGGCTGA